One genomic region from Chthonomonas calidirosea T49 encodes:
- a CDS encoding VanW family protein: protein MRWTEALGLGLFALASGYGFLQIAATSPPREVRIAGYVSSLRGRSPSQRRNARLAAWAVNGAVVPPGGLFSFDKRVGSWSADHGYVQAPVSYDGELVNAVGGGVCQTSSTLYNAALLAGMQIVERHPHHFCPEYVPPGRDAAVAQTIIDLRFKNPYPWPVRIECRATQDTLEASFWAPKQPTLQAHVETQILSTTQPQRKTMILSNNSRGHGLHARLLSIGVPGYRVITYRTFTRPDGTIVRRERISDSTYAAADRIIGIYQTSLR, encoded by the coding sequence ATGCGGTGGACAGAGGCCCTCGGGCTTGGCCTGTTTGCGTTGGCAAGCGGTTACGGCTTTTTGCAGATCGCCGCCACATCCCCACCTAGGGAGGTCCGTATTGCAGGATATGTCAGCAGCCTGCGCGGCAGAAGCCCCTCACAGCGTCGAAACGCCCGCCTCGCCGCATGGGCCGTTAACGGTGCGGTGGTGCCACCAGGAGGCCTTTTCTCTTTTGATAAACGCGTCGGCTCTTGGTCGGCAGACCATGGCTACGTGCAGGCACCAGTGAGTTACGATGGGGAGCTCGTCAACGCGGTTGGGGGAGGGGTGTGTCAAACATCCAGCACACTCTACAATGCAGCCCTCCTTGCCGGCATGCAGATTGTGGAACGGCACCCGCATCACTTCTGTCCGGAATACGTGCCGCCGGGGAGAGATGCCGCCGTGGCACAAACGATCATTGATCTGCGCTTCAAAAACCCCTATCCATGGCCCGTTCGTATCGAGTGCCGAGCTACCCAGGACACACTAGAGGCAAGCTTTTGGGCCCCAAAGCAACCGACTCTCCAAGCGCACGTGGAAACCCAGATCCTCTCTACCACACAACCACAGCGTAAAACGATGATACTATCTAATAACAGCCGAGGGCATGGTCTGCATGCGCGACTCCTTTCCATCGGAGTGCCCGGCTACCGAGTCATTACCTATCGTACTTTCACCCGCCCCGATGGCACTATCGTCCGTAGAGAGCGCATTAGCGATAGCACCTATGCGGCTGCCGACCGCATTATCGGCATCTATCAGACCTCATTAAGATAA
- a CDS encoding alpha-2-macroglobulin family protein: METKQPSSFWHLLPIVFALAFIGLGLSYRIYQDTPIGGVTGTVWLNDLHKPIAGAEVVLTPAGNNPYRHQLRTLSNLHGKFLLSRVPTGDYDVSADTPAHSIQISRIHVGEGSLTPVTLFLQRSLSRFEIVQRQRVFGTKEQGRFAVRGYVSDRVPLDKDSYHVQVYRTKLSQILQNKQLASALDALSAADTISTTHYLASLLHPTTMPTPKLVLEKEVAIGKPDVEGFFYKRFALPPLPPGLYLLRLRHQEDCVAGWLQITDMGMVLKQADTQTLAYVVDMPSGDPIPHCMVRCYHENEVRLQTQTNQNGLALFTNPQSPFLESQFFVAQRGDDEVVVKGANFNSSRNNLYTVSIYTERPLYRPGQTIYFKGIARRNQLTPVATGTSDGGSAWSYRLPPPHTPVSVVMNDPKGIQVYSQTLYTNSFGAFNGKMTLPIEATTGTYTLFIQMPDGVTGYTKDIAVAAYRKPEFQVTLTPERPLYVRGEPIRLHVHASYFYGAPLANAVVSYQVFNQSNLQSMDEYDIFPASPDEGEAQREGYYGSLEQEGQTTLDSNGDAVISVPTKPTHSFAFLPQREIADFDVTVTVNNRQEEQRCQVPVVSGDYALDVQPTGYFCLPGQSISVLTTVHTWQQQAVPQQPVTLELAYEKLGNYSDYHRYLWTTLHATTDALGRAVFTFQPPHAGSLQLVLRTRDAKGRSIETTDSIEVYDASYEGSTSFTSTDPTLLTDKRAYTPGETAQLLLVCPIVPSKVLITLEGNRIYRTFTVAMSQHSLVVPIPILKEYGPNVFISACYLGAKASGNNSISVRIPVPDKRLFVTLTPDHPSYGDHLPLYLPGSRVTYHIHVSDAHGRPVKSDLSFAVVDEAIFKLQEESPDIVYRAFYPYRQNSVTTSFSNDTVTLGSEQKAASTIQIRRKFADTALWAPDVLTDSRGNATVSFAVPDNLTTWRATAIAQTMSTQFGWQISKIQVSKPFLLQMELPRLLTQGDQATVTTSVRNDTGLPQNVIVRLQAEGLQIQGAVQQQLHIENAQQATLSWQVTAPLFGSAKLTATAWTLPTSTGGPSFNDGVELPLTVRPFGRTQLASYSGEVGAGNPQVEVFRLNPQTVLSATQVKVHLIPSLASALSDSVDAISAYPYSCVEQTASGLIANLVASKTLPRLGLSASPAMNSAIQENVARLYRLQHDDGAWGWWQYDNDDPWMTAYALESLLLAMKYGYPVAQQVIDSGAKAAIAMLPKTPLDVQPFVLYVLLQCGNRELVAKARSHFILPGLSSENLAYTVLIDKALGRSLNDSLNALLRRARIEGALMHWEGQTVPGFFYADSTYTTLLALQALLTANPQNPLIESGLRWFLLRHADSYWMNTRDMALAIRFLGSYLLQKRMHSPTGTLAISVNGRLVAHVPISAQMPLRDVTVPPGLLQLNKNTVELKLLEGSSPIFYTLEVRSVETTPNDLPLPPLKLPGFQLTRNYYRLSDKGELIPTNDRFAPNESILVRLSFVVPKDMSYVLMEDPLPAGLEVTERGTADVEGDWDYWFSSMDIRDDRLTFFIRSLSKGKHVIDYHLRAQTAGRFTALPTRLQAMYDPDTNVETGSERVEVR; this comes from the coding sequence ATGGAAACGAAACAACCCTCTTCCTTTTGGCATCTCCTGCCCATTGTGTTCGCGCTCGCCTTCATAGGGCTTGGCCTCTCCTATCGCATCTACCAAGATACGCCTATAGGAGGGGTTACCGGAACCGTCTGGCTAAATGACCTTCATAAACCGATTGCTGGGGCCGAAGTGGTACTCACACCTGCAGGCAACAACCCTTATCGCCATCAGCTGCGTACCCTCAGCAATCTACATGGCAAGTTCCTTCTCTCGCGCGTGCCCACCGGAGATTACGATGTCTCCGCCGACACGCCAGCCCATAGCATCCAGATAAGTCGCATCCATGTGGGGGAGGGATCGCTTACCCCGGTCACGCTATTTTTACAGCGCAGCCTCTCCCGTTTTGAGATAGTGCAGCGCCAAAGGGTCTTTGGCACCAAAGAGCAAGGCCGATTCGCCGTGCGTGGCTACGTAAGCGACAGAGTTCCGCTAGATAAGGACTCGTACCATGTGCAAGTTTATCGCACAAAACTGTCGCAAATCCTGCAAAATAAGCAACTTGCCTCGGCGCTAGACGCTCTTAGCGCGGCAGATACCATCTCCACGACGCACTATCTGGCTTCCCTCCTACACCCCACAACAATGCCCACCCCCAAACTCGTTTTAGAGAAAGAGGTGGCCATTGGAAAGCCCGACGTGGAAGGCTTTTTCTATAAACGCTTTGCTCTTCCACCGCTGCCTCCAGGTCTGTATCTTCTTCGCCTTCGCCATCAAGAGGATTGCGTTGCGGGTTGGCTGCAGATCACCGACATGGGCATGGTGCTTAAACAGGCCGATACACAGACGCTCGCCTATGTGGTGGATATGCCTAGTGGGGATCCGATTCCACATTGCATGGTGCGATGCTACCATGAAAACGAAGTGCGCCTGCAAACCCAAACAAACCAAAACGGTCTGGCACTCTTCACAAATCCCCAATCCCCGTTCCTCGAAAGCCAGTTTTTTGTCGCACAACGAGGCGACGATGAGGTTGTCGTAAAAGGAGCCAACTTCAACTCGAGTCGCAACAACCTGTACACCGTCAGTATCTATACAGAGAGACCTCTCTACCGACCTGGACAGACCATCTACTTTAAGGGTATCGCACGTCGCAACCAGCTAACTCCTGTGGCAACTGGCACCTCAGATGGCGGCTCGGCCTGGAGCTATCGGCTTCCTCCTCCCCATACGCCCGTGTCCGTGGTGATGAACGATCCCAAAGGCATTCAAGTGTACAGCCAAACCCTCTATACCAACAGCTTCGGCGCTTTTAACGGCAAAATGACCCTGCCAATTGAGGCAACCACCGGCACTTACACCCTTTTTATCCAGATGCCCGACGGTGTGACGGGCTATACAAAGGATATCGCTGTGGCCGCCTACCGCAAACCCGAGTTCCAGGTAACCCTCACCCCAGAGCGACCGCTTTATGTGCGAGGCGAGCCCATTCGCCTCCACGTCCATGCCTCCTACTTTTATGGAGCGCCACTGGCCAACGCCGTTGTCTCCTATCAGGTGTTTAACCAGAGTAACCTACAAAGCATGGATGAATACGACATTTTCCCAGCCTCGCCTGATGAGGGGGAGGCGCAAAGGGAAGGCTATTATGGCAGCCTAGAACAGGAAGGACAAACGACTCTTGACTCGAACGGCGACGCGGTTATCAGCGTACCAACCAAGCCCACCCACTCTTTCGCGTTTCTGCCCCAACGCGAGATCGCGGATTTTGATGTTACCGTCACCGTCAACAACCGCCAAGAGGAGCAGCGATGCCAGGTGCCTGTGGTCTCAGGCGACTACGCGCTGGATGTGCAGCCCACAGGCTATTTCTGCTTACCAGGCCAGTCCATCAGCGTTTTGACAACGGTGCATACCTGGCAACAGCAGGCCGTTCCTCAGCAGCCGGTAACCCTTGAACTTGCTTACGAAAAGTTGGGAAACTATTCGGACTACCATCGCTACCTTTGGACAACCCTACATGCTACCACCGATGCCCTGGGTCGTGCTGTCTTCACCTTTCAACCGCCGCACGCTGGCAGTCTCCAACTCGTTTTACGCACCCGTGACGCCAAAGGCCGTTCCATCGAAACCACCGATAGCATCGAGGTGTACGATGCATCTTACGAAGGGTCTACTTCCTTTACTTCCACCGATCCCACTCTCCTCACCGATAAGCGCGCCTACACTCCAGGCGAAACGGCACAGCTTTTACTCGTCTGCCCTATTGTGCCGAGCAAGGTGCTTATCACCTTAGAAGGGAATCGCATCTATCGCACCTTTACCGTGGCTATGTCTCAACATAGCCTGGTGGTGCCCATTCCCATTCTCAAGGAGTACGGGCCTAACGTCTTTATCTCCGCTTGCTATCTTGGCGCTAAAGCTTCGGGCAACAACAGCATCTCCGTACGTATTCCCGTTCCAGATAAACGCCTTTTTGTTACCCTAACACCCGATCACCCCTCCTACGGCGACCATCTCCCGCTCTATCTGCCCGGTAGCCGTGTAACCTATCACATTCACGTCTCCGACGCTCATGGAAGACCGGTAAAAAGCGATCTGTCCTTTGCCGTTGTGGATGAGGCCATCTTTAAGCTTCAGGAGGAATCGCCCGATATCGTTTATCGAGCCTTCTATCCCTATCGCCAGAACTCGGTGACCACCTCTTTCTCTAACGACACCGTCACGTTAGGCAGCGAGCAGAAAGCAGCGAGCACCATTCAGATACGCCGTAAGTTCGCCGATACCGCTCTTTGGGCACCCGACGTGCTAACCGACTCCAGGGGCAATGCCACTGTTTCCTTCGCCGTGCCAGATAACCTCACCACATGGCGGGCAACCGCCATCGCCCAAACCATGAGCACCCAGTTCGGCTGGCAGATAAGCAAAATCCAAGTCTCGAAGCCGTTTCTGTTGCAAATGGAACTTCCTCGTCTTCTTACCCAAGGCGACCAGGCCACCGTAACGACCAGCGTACGCAACGACACAGGCCTACCCCAAAACGTCATCGTACGTCTACAGGCAGAAGGCCTCCAAATTCAAGGAGCTGTCCAACAGCAGCTGCATATAGAGAACGCCCAACAGGCCACACTCTCCTGGCAGGTTACAGCCCCCTTGTTCGGCTCGGCAAAGCTTACGGCCACTGCTTGGACACTGCCCACCTCCACCGGTGGCCCGTCGTTTAACGATGGCGTTGAACTGCCCCTCACCGTTCGTCCCTTCGGCCGCACCCAGCTCGCATCCTATTCCGGTGAGGTCGGTGCCGGTAACCCGCAGGTTGAGGTGTTTCGCCTCAACCCTCAAACAGTGCTCTCGGCCACTCAGGTGAAGGTACACCTCATTCCCTCGTTGGCCTCCGCCTTGAGCGACAGCGTGGACGCAATCAGTGCCTATCCCTACAGCTGTGTGGAGCAGACGGCAAGTGGCCTTATTGCCAACTTGGTGGCCTCCAAAACGCTGCCGCGGCTTGGTTTGAGCGCTTCGCCCGCTATGAACTCCGCCATTCAGGAAAACGTTGCGCGCCTCTACCGCCTACAACACGATGATGGTGCTTGGGGCTGGTGGCAGTATGACAACGACGACCCCTGGATGACCGCCTATGCGCTCGAATCGCTTCTACTCGCCATGAAGTACGGCTATCCTGTGGCTCAGCAGGTCATAGATAGCGGTGCTAAGGCGGCTATTGCTATGTTGCCCAAAACCCCTCTCGATGTCCAGCCCTTCGTCCTCTACGTGCTTCTGCAATGCGGCAATCGAGAACTTGTCGCTAAAGCACGCTCTCACTTCATCCTTCCCGGCCTCTCCTCAGAAAACCTAGCCTATACCGTGCTAATAGATAAAGCGCTTGGTCGTAGCCTAAACGATTCGCTCAACGCGCTTCTTCGTCGCGCAAGAATAGAAGGAGCTCTGATGCACTGGGAGGGGCAGACGGTGCCTGGCTTCTTCTACGCCGATTCAACCTACACAACACTCTTAGCCTTACAGGCGCTTCTCACAGCCAACCCCCAAAACCCCTTGATCGAGTCGGGCCTTCGATGGTTTCTGCTGCGACATGCCGATTCTTACTGGATGAACACGCGCGACATGGCCCTCGCCATCCGTTTTCTTGGCAGCTATCTGCTGCAGAAAAGGATGCACAGCCCAACCGGCACCCTTGCCATCTCGGTGAACGGCCGCCTTGTTGCCCATGTTCCCATAAGTGCTCAGATGCCTTTGCGCGATGTGACCGTGCCTCCTGGGCTCTTGCAACTTAACAAGAACACGGTAGAGCTAAAGCTACTTGAAGGCAGCAGCCCGATCTTTTACACCCTTGAGGTACGCAGCGTTGAGACCACTCCAAACGATCTGCCGCTGCCCCCGCTTAAGCTACCCGGCTTTCAATTGACACGCAACTATTATCGCCTCTCCGACAAAGGCGAGCTGATCCCGACCAACGATCGCTTTGCCCCCAACGAGTCGATTCTGGTGCGCCTTAGCTTTGTGGTGCCAAAGGACATGAGCTACGTGCTCATGGAAGACCCCTTACCGGCCGGTTTAGAGGTTACAGAGCGCGGCACGGCCGATGTGGAAGGCGACTGGGACTACTGGTTCTCTAGCATGGATATCCGTGATGACAGGCTCACCTTCTTTATTCGTTCCCTATCGAAGGGGAAGCATGTCATCGATTATCACCTGCGAGCCCAGACGGCTGGCCGTTTCACCGCCTTGCCCACTCGGCTCCAAGCAATGTACGACCCAGATACAAACGTTGAAACCGGCTCAGAACGTGTGGAGGTACGATAA
- a CDS encoding LacI family DNA-binding transcriptional regulator, which translates to MKKQRVRIQDVAEVAGVSPTTVSLVFNGRAHSIPEATKRHVREVALRIGYRPHAAARALATGKTQRIGVILNTPDSLVYQSAYHSPILSSILASLPRYDYNMVLHSAHFPDWQSQAADIQSGLADGAILIGREGADPLTFALLENGFPIVCISYHVDHPACFAVDCDNEGGVQMALEHFLSIGRKRIFCAIPQTASSWTKERTQSAVRFAQQHPEIELLVADWPSMGDHTPTAWIDALKQLPFFPDALLIDSEYIGRNFVESAVAQGLHIPEDIAVITINSTEISATAHPPISSLWQPLDEIAATAVEMLVAIINGQLPSERIRRFPMRLDVRASTVGGWG; encoded by the coding sequence ATGAAAAAGCAACGTGTGCGCATTCAGGACGTGGCGGAAGTGGCGGGTGTGTCGCCAACAACGGTCTCTTTGGTTTTTAACGGCCGAGCTCACTCCATTCCGGAAGCCACCAAACGACATGTGCGTGAGGTAGCGCTCCGCATTGGCTATCGTCCTCATGCCGCTGCACGCGCCTTGGCGACAGGCAAAACCCAACGGATTGGGGTTATCCTCAACACGCCCGATAGCCTTGTCTATCAGTCGGCTTACCATAGCCCGATACTCTCTAGCATTCTCGCAAGCCTCCCACGATATGACTACAACATGGTGCTTCACTCGGCTCACTTCCCAGATTGGCAATCGCAAGCAGCCGATATCCAAAGTGGATTAGCCGATGGAGCTATCCTCATCGGTCGTGAGGGCGCCGACCCGCTAACCTTTGCCCTTCTCGAAAACGGCTTCCCCATCGTCTGCATCTCCTATCATGTAGACCATCCAGCCTGCTTCGCGGTAGATTGCGATAACGAAGGCGGCGTTCAAATGGCGCTAGAGCACTTTCTCTCTATCGGACGCAAACGCATCTTCTGCGCGATTCCGCAAACGGCAAGCTCTTGGACAAAAGAGCGTACGCAGAGCGCGGTTCGCTTTGCCCAGCAGCATCCGGAGATCGAACTGCTTGTTGCAGATTGGCCTTCAATGGGCGACCATACTCCCACGGCGTGGATAGATGCTCTGAAACAGCTGCCTTTCTTTCCTGATGCTTTGCTGATCGACTCGGAATATATTGGGCGTAACTTTGTCGAATCCGCCGTCGCTCAAGGGCTGCACATCCCAGAAGATATCGCCGTCATTACCATTAACTCCACCGAGATCAGCGCTACCGCTCACCCTCCTATCAGCTCGCTATGGCAGCCTCTTGATGAGATAGCAGCCACTGCTGTGGAGATGCTTGTTGCCATCATCAACGGTCAACTGCCCTCTGAACGAATTCGTCGCTTCCCTATGCGTCTCGACGTTCGTGCTAGCACCGTGGGAGGATGGGGTTAA
- a CDS encoding CRTAC1 family protein, producing MEGTLFREITAQAGPDLLKPIVGRGLAIGDYDNDGRLDVLVVDAEGAPLLLHNETPAVGNWVQCRLQGTRSNRDGLGALVWVKTEEGKRYLRLCQTDGSYMSASDKRVHCGVGTAKVVDIEVYWPSGQIDVHKQIPTNRIVSLIEGKIRGEGRLS from the coding sequence GGCCCCGATCTGCTGAAGCCCATTGTAGGACGTGGGCTGGCCATCGGCGATTACGATAACGACGGCCGACTGGACGTGCTTGTAGTAGATGCCGAAGGAGCTCCTCTGCTCCTCCACAACGAAACCCCCGCTGTAGGTAACTGGGTGCAGTGCCGTTTGCAGGGCACACGCAGCAATCGCGATGGGCTGGGGGCTCTGGTGTGGGTAAAGACGGAGGAAGGGAAGCGCTATCTACGCCTGTGCCAGACGGATGGTTCCTACATGTCGGCTTCGGACAAAAGGGTTCATTGCGGTGTGGGTACAGCGAAGGTAGTGGACATCGAGGTGTACTGGCCGAGTGGGCAGATAGATGTCCACAAACAGATACCGACCAACCGTATTGTCTCTTTGATAGAGGGTAAGATTAGAGGAGAGGGAAGGCTTTCATGA